AATATTCAATTCAAATGCACTACTGGACAGCAGAGGTGcatatttttcttctctgtgcCTCATTTTCAGACCTTTATCTGGAAGAACTGAGCGACGTCATTGTAGCTACAGATATTGAGTGCCAGACTGATGCTTTCCTGGACAGACCAGCAACTCCACTATTCATACCTGCTAAGTCTGGCAAAGATGTCCAAACACaaatagaggaaggagaggtaGGTGCCCCAAAAGGTAGCTCAGGCCACACTTTATACACTAAAAAGCCTAAATATTACTCTAATTACGTTTCAAGATGACAGGTAACCTAACTCTCTACAATTGTCCTCTGCAGTTGTTTGACTTTGACATGGAGGTGCAGCCAGTGTTGGAGGTCCTGGTGGGTAAGACGATTGAGCAGTCGCTgctggaagtgatggaggaggaggagctggccAGTCTTAGAGCCCAGCAGAGGGCCTTCGAAGAGCTCCGAAATGCTGAGCTGGCGGAGGTGCAGCGGCTACAGGAGCAAGAAAGGCGCCACAGTGAGGAAAAGGTATATAGCTTAAAGAAAAGCTGAGACTTTAAGTGGTGCTGCCATTAAAACAACAGGCTTGGAAAAGATTCAGCAGTCAGGCCTTGAAAATCTAGCATGATAAGGAGACTGAAAAGCCACTTCCTTTCacttcttcattcattcaagaTGTGAGCAGCGATTCTGAGGTCAGGAACCAGGCTGCTGAAAAcctatttttttaatcagatttatatttttattattcagtgGGTCACACTGTTATCTGACAATGTTAAAACAGCCATTGTTATTCTATAAGAGAGAGCCTGCATTCACGATTTCTCTGTTGGGCTGCGTTATAGAAAGTCTACCATTCGAATTTAACAGCATGCTGTTTGCTTATGTTTCCATGGATACACAACTatcagtgaaatacacatttatgttctagaaaatgctttttttctgtgctttaaCAAGAAATGATCAGTTTTTGAAAATCTGCCTCTGTCTGTGTTGCTGAGCAcatattttgtctttgtgttttttgactACAGGAGCGTAGAACTGCCCAACAGAAGGAGgtactgaagaaagaaaaagagactgCAGAGAAAATAGCTGCCCGGGCGTACACGCAGAAGTACTTGGCTGAACTTCTTCCAGCAGTCTTTACCTCACTGAGGAGCCACGGCTACTTTTATGACCCTGTGGAGAAAGGTCTGTATTGCATTACTGTGAATTTACTCAAAGTCAGCTCCCCTTTTTTGACACATGAGGGCATCGCTGCACTCTGCTGCACGTAGTGACATTTCCTATTCATAAGATATAAGAGAATATAAGAGTCCATTGATACTTTGTGCATGAATGTTTTCACTTGAGTGTTTAATCTGATGTGACATATGTGGttctgatttccagatattGAGACTAATTTCTTCCCTTGGCTGATGTCTGAGGTTAACAACAGTTTGGAGAAGAGATTCACAGCAAGAGAGCTGCTGGACAGTAAGATtttcaatatatatttatatatatcgtTTTAAAGTGACTTTggtgtaca
This genomic interval from Scomber japonicus isolate fScoJap1 chromosome 17, fScoJap1.pri, whole genome shotgun sequence contains the following:
- the rsph3 gene encoding radial spoke head protein 3 homolog; this translates as MAFVSHNQRDPNGAYTFSSRPRPVENRSKYREPPTEQAQGHYGNIMYDRRVVRGNTYAQHIIPTTAQPDPAEIHRQQEIRRRAMARKRAMEQFKPRTPEALEGRKHIDVQTDLYLEELSDVIVATDIECQTDAFLDRPATPLFIPAKSGKDVQTQIEEGELFDFDMEVQPVLEVLVGKTIEQSLLEVMEEEELASLRAQQRAFEELRNAELAEVQRLQEQERRHSEEKERRTAQQKEVLKKEKETAEKIAARAYTQKYLAELLPAVFTSLRSHGYFYDPVEKDIETNFFPWLMSEVNNSLEKRFTARELLDTIVYDVVQNRLELFKDQQS